A genomic region of Desulfosarcina ovata subsp. ovata contains the following coding sequences:
- the dsrB gene encoding dissimilatory-type sulfite reductase subunit beta has product MAFISSGYNPDKPMENRITDIGPQKYDKFYPPVIAKNKGKWLYHEIIKPGVLVHVAESGDEVYTVRCGGARLMTVTHIREICEIADKYCGGYVRWTTRNNVEFMVDDKAKCDALITDLEGRKFDGGSFKLPIGGTGAGVTNIIHTQGWIHCHTPATDASGPVKATLDELFSDFQNHRLPAQLRVSLACCLNMCGAVHCSDIAILGYHRKPPLLDHEYLDKMCEIPLAIAACPTAAVKPSKVTVGDKEVKSVAVNEDRCMFCGNCYTMCPSMPLADQEGDGIVLMVGGKVSNRISMPKFSKVVVAFIPNEPPRWGTTTATIKRIVEAYAAGANKYERLGDWAERIGWERFFDKCELEFTHHLIDDFRDPAYYTWRQSTQFKF; this is encoded by the coding sequence ATGGCATTTATTTCTTCAGGATACAATCCCGACAAACCGATGGAAAACCGGATCACCGACATCGGTCCGCAGAAATACGACAAGTTTTATCCGCCCGTCATCGCTAAAAACAAGGGCAAATGGCTGTATCACGAAATCATCAAACCCGGCGTGCTGGTCCACGTGGCCGAAAGCGGCGACGAAGTCTACACCGTACGCTGCGGCGGCGCCCGCCTGATGACCGTCACCCATATCCGTGAGATCTGTGAAATTGCCGACAAATACTGTGGCGGATATGTTCGCTGGACCACCCGTAACAACGTCGAATTCATGGTCGACGACAAAGCCAAGTGCGACGCTCTGATCACAGACCTGGAAGGCCGCAAGTTCGACGGCGGCAGCTTCAAGCTTCCTATCGGCGGCACCGGTGCCGGCGTGACCAACATCATTCACACCCAGGGCTGGATTCACTGCCACACCCCGGCCACCGACGCTTCCGGTCCGGTCAAGGCGACCCTGGACGAGCTGTTTAGCGATTTCCAGAACCATCGCCTGCCGGCCCAGCTGCGCGTCTCCCTGGCCTGCTGCCTGAACATGTGCGGCGCCGTACACTGCTCCGATATCGCCATCCTCGGTTACCACCGCAAACCGCCGCTTCTGGATCATGAATATTTGGACAAGATGTGCGAAATCCCGCTGGCCATTGCCGCCTGCCCCACCGCAGCCGTCAAACCATCCAAGGTTACCGTCGGCGACAAAGAAGTGAAATCCGTGGCCGTAAACGAAGATCGCTGTATGTTCTGCGGTAACTGCTACACCATGTGTCCCTCCATGCCGCTGGCCGACCAGGAAGGCGATGGTATCGTCCTGATGGTGGGTGGTAAGGTCTCCAACCGCATCAGCATGCCCAAGTTCTCCAAGGTCGTCGTGGCCTTTATCCCCAATGAGCCGCCGCGCTGGGGAACAACCACCGCCACCATCAAGAGAATCGTCGAAGCTTACGCTGCCGGCGCCAACAAGTACGAACGTCTGGGCGATTGGGCCGAGAGAATCGGCTGGGAGCGTTTCTTCGACAAATGTGAACTTGAATTCACCCATCATCTCATCGATGATTTCCGTGATCCCGCCTACTACACCTGGCGTCAGAGCACGCAGTTCAAGTTCTAA
- a CDS encoding cobyrinate a,c-diamide synthase, with the protein MVAALRGGSGKTIFSVGIIAALMSLGRSVAPFKKGPDYIDAGWLALAAGRPCYNLDTFLMDPDAILDSYHTHTHASDFTLIEGNRGLYDCINTEGKTSTAELAKMLGLPVILCIDATKTTRTMAAVVGGIAAFDPDVRIGGVVLNRVAGKRHQGILTRSIEAYTGIPVLGSVPKLRKQSFPERHMGLVPTPEHSWAQPAIDAIREVAQAHLDLDRIQRLAETATPIARPAPPEPPETVRTTASIGKRPVIGILRDAAFQFYYPENLEALEAAGADLVFASPLTDRRLPPVDALYIGGGFPETHARELEGNRTFRNELKNAAENGMPIYAECGGLMYLGERLVLADGEFEMTGVLPAVFGFSKRPQGHGYTIVRVEGGNPFYPPGSTLLGHEFHYSSVQSWNGSGDNLAFRMERGAGFLDGRDGVCHKNVLATYTHIHALGTPGWAPSLVSRAQAYRTSRETTSRPR; encoded by the coding sequence GTGGTTGCTGCATTACGCGGCGGATCGGGAAAGACCATTTTCTCTGTTGGCATCATTGCCGCGCTGATGAGCCTGGGCAGGTCTGTTGCACCCTTTAAAAAAGGTCCGGATTATATTGATGCCGGCTGGCTCGCACTGGCAGCCGGCCGGCCCTGCTACAATCTGGATACCTTTCTCATGGATCCGGATGCAATACTGGATTCCTACCACACCCATACCCACGCTTCAGATTTCACGCTTATCGAAGGTAACCGGGGCCTCTACGACTGTATCAACACCGAGGGCAAAACCAGCACCGCCGAACTGGCAAAAATGCTGGGGCTGCCCGTGATCCTCTGCATCGATGCCACCAAAACCACGCGCACCATGGCGGCCGTGGTGGGCGGGATCGCCGCATTCGATCCAGATGTGCGCATCGGGGGGGTGGTGCTGAACCGCGTAGCCGGCAAGCGCCACCAAGGCATCCTGACGCGCAGCATCGAGGCGTACACCGGCATTCCCGTGTTGGGTTCGGTGCCGAAATTGCGCAAACAAAGCTTTCCCGAACGACACATGGGACTGGTGCCGACACCGGAACACAGCTGGGCCCAACCGGCCATCGACGCCATCCGGGAGGTTGCCCAAGCGCACCTGGATCTTGACCGCATCCAGCGACTGGCCGAAACGGCAACACCCATTGCGCGGCCGGCCCCTCCTGAACCTCCTGAAACCGTGAGGACAACCGCATCCATCGGCAAACGGCCCGTTATTGGCATCCTGCGCGATGCCGCATTTCAGTTTTACTATCCGGAAAACCTGGAAGCCCTGGAAGCGGCCGGCGCTGACCTGGTCTTTGCCAGCCCGTTGACAGACCGGCGCCTGCCGCCGGTCGACGCGCTCTATATTGGCGGGGGCTTCCCGGAAACCCATGCCCGGGAACTGGAGGGCAACCGCACGTTTCGAAACGAGCTGAAAAATGCGGCCGAAAACGGCATGCCGATTTACGCCGAGTGTGGCGGCCTGATGTACCTGGGCGAACGCCTTGTGCTGGCCGATGGCGAATTCGAGATGACCGGCGTCCTGCCCGCCGTGTTCGGATTCTCTAAACGTCCCCAGGGCCATGGCTACACCATTGTCCGGGTGGAGGGGGGTAACCCGTTCTACCCGCCGGGAAGCACTTTGCTGGGGCATGAATTTCACTACTCCAGCGTACAATCATGGAACGGCTCTGGCGACAACCTGGCCTTTCGCATGGAGCGCGGTGCCGGTTTTTTAGACGGCAGGGACGGTGTGTGCCATAAAAACGTACTGGCCACCTACACCCACATCCACGCCTTGGGAACCCCGGGATGGGCCCCTTCCCTGGTCAGCCGGGCGCAGGCCTACAGAACATCCCGAGAGACCACCTCCCGGCCGCGGTAA
- a CDS encoding YcaO-like family protein: MIHYRLDLATTAASTGYFSAVPQPEPSIEEGIACLHHHPNDSFIHAWLLERIGQMDPDAATALLDVDSKADPLVDALVLEAATLHPHLSRLARRFNRRQMAALAEQSPLVFLRSQMLADQDRHRRWAEWFHANIIRHRPLPPPQKVGLAPPVKGIDGSEAPLPEAAHLKSIVQRCLPDGASTAGTPRPPLETTIDRATRRLERLKIFDGPEMRHQSSLSLYALLRRWTFDHRVTCGALHHTLASTQTAYGRGLSLEAARASCLMEVVERCSAFASVDRHGIIGTRRTHPLIHGPRSGLSADGLDVLDPNQLRLEVPYRDEPLYWIEGEQCAKGGLRSIWVPAQCVFLFCNLDERSLFSGLGSTGLASGNTVAEARLSALYELLERDSEAVNPYHPSRCFRVSSEDAPLRALLDDYRARGIHLQFQDISPAFGIPCCTCFVTHRDGTVSKGGGAHLDGRRAVLSALTETPYPYPAGPPSAPALPDLPWLPFETLPDFSTGKPDLDLILVEETLRANGFSPIYVDITRADLDLPVVKALIPGFEMMADFDQYSRISPRLFNNYLNIHNK, from the coding sequence ATGATTCACTACCGCCTTGATCTCGCCACGACGGCCGCCAGCACCGGTTATTTTTCAGCGGTTCCCCAGCCGGAGCCGTCTATCGAGGAGGGCATTGCCTGCCTGCACCATCACCCCAATGACAGCTTCATACACGCCTGGCTGCTGGAACGGATCGGCCAGATGGACCCTGATGCGGCAACGGCACTGCTGGACGTCGATTCAAAAGCCGATCCGCTGGTCGACGCCCTGGTGCTCGAAGCGGCCACCCTCCACCCCCACCTGAGCCGGCTGGCGCGGCGGTTCAACCGGCGGCAGATGGCGGCCTTGGCCGAACAGAGCCCGCTGGTTTTCCTGCGTTCGCAGATGCTTGCCGATCAAGATCGCCACCGCCGCTGGGCCGAGTGGTTTCACGCCAACATCATCCGGCATCGCCCGCTTCCCCCTCCGCAAAAGGTGGGCCTTGCACCGCCCGTTAAAGGAATTGACGGCAGTGAGGCGCCGCTTCCGGAGGCGGCCCACCTGAAGTCGATCGTCCAGCGATGCCTGCCCGACGGCGCAAGCACTGCCGGTACCCCCCGGCCGCCCCTGGAAACGACCATCGACCGGGCCACCCGCCGCCTGGAGCGGTTGAAGATTTTCGATGGGCCGGAGATGCGCCACCAGTCGTCCCTGAGCCTGTATGCCCTGCTGCGTCGCTGGACCTTCGATCATCGGGTGACCTGCGGGGCCTTGCACCACACCCTGGCCAGCACCCAGACCGCCTACGGTCGTGGCCTTTCCCTGGAGGCGGCGCGGGCATCCTGTCTGATGGAGGTGGTCGAGCGCTGCTCCGCTTTTGCCAGCGTCGACCGGCATGGGATCATCGGAACCCGCCGGACCCATCCCCTTATCCACGGCCCCCGATCGGGACTTTCGGCCGACGGCCTTGACGTGCTGGATCCGAATCAGCTCAGGCTGGAGGTGCCTTACCGGGACGAACCGCTCTACTGGATCGAGGGCGAACAATGCGCCAAAGGGGGCCTGCGGTCGATCTGGGTCCCGGCGCAATGCGTTTTTCTGTTCTGCAATCTGGATGAACGATCACTTTTTTCAGGGCTGGGGTCCACCGGACTGGCATCGGGAAACACGGTAGCCGAGGCCCGCTTGAGCGCCCTTTACGAGCTGTTGGAACGGGACAGCGAAGCGGTCAATCCCTATCACCCGTCACGCTGCTTCCGGGTCTCGTCCGAAGACGCGCCGTTGCGGGCCCTGTTGGATGATTACCGCGCCCGTGGTATCCACCTGCAGTTTCAGGACATCAGTCCGGCGTTTGGCATCCCCTGCTGCACCTGTTTCGTCACCCACCGGGACGGAACGGTATCCAAGGGAGGCGGGGCCCATCTCGACGGGCGACGGGCGGTGTTGTCAGCCCTGACCGAAACACCGTATCCCTACCCTGCCGGGCCGCCCTCGGCGCCGGCGCTCCCGGACCTGCCCTGGCTTCCGTTCGAAACATTGCCCGATTTCTCCACCGGCAAACCGGATCTGGATCTGATACTGGTGGAAGAGACGCTAAGGGCCAATGGTTTTTCTCCCATTTACGTGGACATTACCCGTGCGGATCTCGATCTTCCGGTCGTCAAGGCCTTGATACCGGGGTTTGAGATGATGGCCGACTTTGACCAATACTCCCGGATCAGTCCTCGACTTTTTAATAACTATCTAAATATTCACAATAAATAG
- a CDS encoding dissimilatory sulfite reductase D family protein translates to MEYEEAKKLIVEQLTKKLKTKSKFYFNDLSKILDMKPREAKKIVNKLVTENVLEYWSSGSTSMYGLPGTGKQSGAEHED, encoded by the coding sequence ATGGAATACGAAGAGGCAAAAAAGCTGATCGTAGAACAGTTGACCAAGAAGCTGAAAACCAAATCCAAATTTTACTTCAACGACCTGTCCAAAATCCTGGACATGAAACCCCGTGAGGCCAAGAAGATCGTCAACAAGCTGGTTACAGAAAATGTTCTGGAGTACTGGTCTTCCGGCAGCACCTCCATGTACGGCCTGCCTGGCACCGGCAAACAGTCTGGCGCTGAGCACGAAGATTAA
- the dsrA gene encoding dissimilatory-type sulfite reductase subunit alpha → MAKHATPLLDQLESGPWPSFVSDLKQEAASRAKNANNVEFQVPQDCVEDLLGVLELSYKHGVTHWKHGGIVGVFGYGGGVIGRYCDQPQEFPGVAHFHTMRINQPGGKFYTTEFLKNLCDLWEFRGSGVTNMHGSTGDIIFIGTSTPQLEEIFYELTHKFDQDLGGSGSNLRTPSDCIGAARCEYACYDTQAICYELTQEYQDELHRPAFPYKFKFKFDGCPNCCVASIARADISFVGTWRDDIKIDQEAVAGYVGGEFAPNAGAHSGRDWGAFDIQKEVIDLCPSQCMKYEGGKLAINTKECTRCMHCINVMPRALHIGDDRGCSMLVGAKAPILDGAQMGSLLVPFIKVEEPYDEIKEVIEAIWDWWMEEGKNRERLGELIKRQGFQKLLEMTNIKPVPQHVQEPRHNPYIFWKEDEVPGGWTRDINKFRERHQR, encoded by the coding sequence ATGGCAAAGCATGCAACCCCTTTGTTGGACCAGCTTGAGTCCGGGCCGTGGCCGAGCTTCGTGTCAGATCTGAAGCAGGAAGCGGCAAGCCGGGCCAAGAATGCAAACAATGTGGAATTCCAGGTGCCCCAAGACTGCGTTGAAGACCTGCTGGGTGTATTGGAACTCTCCTACAAACATGGCGTAACCCATTGGAAGCACGGCGGTATCGTGGGTGTTTTCGGTTACGGCGGCGGTGTTATCGGCCGTTACTGCGACCAGCCGCAAGAGTTTCCCGGCGTAGCCCATTTCCACACCATGCGTATCAACCAGCCCGGCGGTAAATTCTACACCACCGAATTCCTAAAAAATCTCTGCGACCTGTGGGAGTTCCGCGGCTCCGGCGTCACCAATATGCACGGCTCCACCGGCGACATCATCTTCATCGGTACCTCCACGCCGCAGCTCGAAGAAATTTTCTACGAACTGACCCACAAATTCGATCAGGACCTTGGTGGTTCCGGTTCCAACCTGCGGACCCCGTCTGACTGCATCGGGGCGGCTCGCTGTGAATACGCCTGCTACGACACCCAGGCCATTTGCTATGAACTGACCCAGGAATACCAGGATGAGCTGCATCGCCCGGCCTTCCCGTACAAGTTCAAGTTCAAATTCGACGGCTGCCCCAACTGCTGCGTGGCCTCCATCGCCCGCGCCGACATCTCCTTCGTGGGTACTTGGAGAGACGACATCAAGATCGACCAGGAAGCCGTAGCCGGTTACGTCGGCGGCGAATTCGCTCCCAATGCCGGCGCCCACAGCGGCCGCGACTGGGGTGCGTTCGACATCCAGAAAGAGGTCATTGACCTTTGCCCCAGCCAGTGCATGAAATACGAAGGCGGCAAACTCGCCATCAACACCAAAGAGTGCACCCGCTGCATGCACTGCATCAATGTTATGCCCAGGGCTCTGCATATCGGCGATGACCGTGGCTGCTCCATGCTGGTCGGCGCCAAGGCCCCGATCCTCGACGGCGCCCAGATGGGCTCCCTGCTCGTTCCCTTTATCAAGGTCGAAGAACCTTACGACGAAATCAAAGAAGTCATCGAAGCCATCTGGGATTGGTGGATGGAAGAGGGTAAGAACCGCGAACGTCTCGGTGAGCTGATCAAACGTCAGGGTTTCCAGAAACTGCTCGAAATGACCAATATCAAACCGGTGCCGCAGCATGTTCAGGAACCGCGCCACAACCCCTACATCTTCTGGAAAGAAGATGAGGTACCCGGCGGATGGACGCGTGACATCAATAAATTCAGAGAAAGACACCAGAGATAG
- the tatC gene encoding twin-arginine translocase subunit TatC, which translates to MDKDTDDKLPFTAHLEELRKRLITSFIAVAVGFAICYGFKEKLFQILTQPLISVMNQGETLIYTGLPEAFFTFLKVSFLAGLMLASPVIIYQFWMFVAPGLYDREKRLLLPIVFLSTIFFVGGALFGYFIVFPFGFDFFLGFATETIRPMPSMKEYLSFSSKLLLAFGLVFELPLVITFLARLGIVSVPFLKKNRKYAILLFFVGAAILTPPDVVTQMMMALPLMLLYEISIVGARIFGKPKAAPQEDAEPASE; encoded by the coding sequence ATGGATAAGGATACGGACGACAAGCTCCCCTTTACCGCCCACCTGGAAGAGCTGCGCAAACGGCTGATTACCAGCTTTATTGCCGTGGCAGTCGGTTTTGCGATCTGCTATGGCTTCAAGGAAAAGCTGTTCCAGATTCTGACACAACCACTGATCTCGGTGATGAACCAGGGCGAAACCCTGATCTATACAGGGCTGCCCGAAGCCTTTTTCACGTTTCTGAAAGTCTCTTTTCTGGCCGGGTTGATGCTGGCTTCACCGGTGATCATCTACCAGTTCTGGATGTTTGTTGCCCCCGGTCTTTACGACCGTGAAAAGCGCCTGCTGCTGCCCATCGTCTTTCTGTCCACGATTTTTTTTGTCGGTGGCGCCCTGTTCGGCTATTTTATCGTCTTCCCCTTCGGTTTCGATTTTTTCCTGGGGTTTGCCACGGAAACCATCCGGCCCATGCCCTCCATGAAGGAGTACCTCAGCTTTTCGTCCAAACTGCTGCTGGCCTTCGGACTGGTGTTCGAACTGCCCCTGGTGATCACCTTTCTGGCGCGATTGGGAATTGTTTCGGTTCCCTTTTTAAAAAAGAATCGAAAATACGCCATTCTGCTCTTTTTTGTGGGCGCGGCAATCCTCACTCCACCCGATGTGGTCACCCAAATGATGATGGCGCTGCCGTTGATGCTGCTGTATGAAATCAGCATCGTCGGTGCCCGTATTTTTGGCAAGCCAAAAGCGGCGCCCCAGGAAGATGCCGAGCCGGCCAGCGAGTGA
- a CDS encoding tetratricopeptide repeat protein — protein sequence MEKAKNADEYIAQQKAAIAANPECGTSHYNLAVALLGQGKTEAAEKSLAMAIECSPGLAEAYVQMGGICLKRGDMDGCLDWNRRAVRAKPGFSEGWGNIGFVLLQRGDVEGAINALEKATTFNFRFIQAFATLANAYLMNGQVKKSIETNLKALKIEPDFAVAHNNLAIAYMEDGQPEKALEHAENASRLGYAVAPEIMKELES from the coding sequence ATGGAAAAAGCAAAAAATGCGGACGAGTATATTGCCCAGCAGAAAGCGGCCATTGCCGCCAACCCCGAGTGCGGAACCTCTCATTATAATCTTGCCGTTGCCCTTCTGGGGCAGGGAAAAACCGAAGCGGCCGAAAAATCCCTGGCAATGGCCATCGAATGCAGTCCGGGGCTTGCCGAAGCTTATGTTCAGATGGGCGGCATCTGCCTCAAACGCGGCGATATGGACGGCTGCCTGGATTGGAACCGGCGGGCCGTCAGGGCCAAACCCGGTTTTTCCGAGGGATGGGGCAATATCGGTTTTGTTCTGCTCCAGCGCGGGGATGTGGAAGGCGCCATCAATGCGTTGGAGAAGGCCACGACCTTCAATTTCCGCTTCATTCAGGCCTTTGCCACCCTGGCCAACGCCTATCTGATGAACGGTCAGGTCAAGAAAAGCATCGAGACCAACCTCAAGGCGTTGAAAATCGAGCCGGATTTCGCCGTCGCCCACAACAACCTGGCCATCGCCTATATGGAAGACGGCCAACCCGAAAAAGCCCTCGAACATGCAGAAAACGCCAGCCGGCTGGGTTACGCGGTGGCACCTGAGATCATGAAGGAATTGGAGTCTTAG
- a CDS encoding polyprenyl synthetase family protein — protein sequence MSDLKTKIIAAVKGDLAAIEAALEDNLNPYFDLVSQVAGHILFAGGKRLRPLLMIQCARLCGHAGNHAARFATIFEYLHAATLLHDDLVDGADMRRGRPVANQVWDNPTAVLTGDFLLARGLSIAADTGLSEVIRVIAGITENMSQGEIRQMERKGDSSLTEAEYLEVIRCKTAVLFEGACRTGALIADAGAERVDALTAYGYHLGIAFQMADDLLDYTQDLAALGKRAGADLREGKLTLPLIHALSRASETDRARMVALLEKPDFCEREFAALVAMLDQYGGIAYTRAQAAEHVAAAKTALGQFAHSRTRETLMDIADYALVRKA from the coding sequence ATGAGCGATCTGAAAACGAAAATTATAGCTGCGGTCAAAGGCGATCTGGCGGCCATTGAAGCGGCCCTGGAAGACAATCTCAATCCGTATTTCGATCTGGTCTCGCAGGTGGCCGGCCACATCCTCTTTGCTGGCGGCAAACGGCTGCGCCCCCTGTTGATGATCCAGTGTGCCCGGCTTTGCGGCCATGCCGGCAACCATGCTGCCCGCTTTGCCACCATCTTCGAGTACCTGCACGCGGCCACCCTGCTGCACGACGATCTGGTGGACGGCGCCGACATGCGCCGGGGCCGCCCGGTGGCCAACCAGGTGTGGGACAACCCCACCGCCGTGCTGACCGGTGATTTTCTGTTGGCCCGGGGGCTTTCCATCGCCGCCGATACCGGCCTGAGTGAGGTGATTCGGGTGATTGCCGGGATTACCGAAAACATGTCCCAGGGTGAAATCCGGCAAATGGAGCGCAAAGGGGACAGCTCGCTCACCGAAGCGGAGTATCTGGAAGTAATTCGCTGCAAGACCGCTGTGCTGTTTGAAGGCGCCTGCCGGACCGGGGCCCTGATTGCCGACGCCGGCGCCGAGCGGGTTGACGCCCTGACCGCCTACGGGTACCATCTGGGGATCGCCTTTCAGATGGCCGACGATCTACTTGACTACACCCAGGACCTGGCGGCTCTGGGCAAACGCGCCGGGGCAGACCTCCGGGAGGGGAAACTGACCCTGCCGCTGATCCATGCGCTTTCCCGTGCATCGGAAACGGATCGTGCACGGATGGTCGCCCTTCTGGAAAAACCGGATTTTTGTGAGCGCGAGTTTGCCGCCCTGGTGGCGATGCTCGATCAGTATGGCGGAATCGCCTATACCCGGGCCCAGGCGGCGGAGCATGTGGCCGCCGCCAAGACGGCCCTTGGTCAATTCGCCCACAGCCGGACACGCGAAACCCTGATGGACATTGCCGATTATGCGCTGGTTCGCAAGGCATAA
- the tatB gene encoding Sec-independent protein translocase protein TatB encodes MFGIGMPEMILILAVALIVIGPKKLPDLARSLGKAMGEFKKATSELKDSIQIDTEFKEVKSAFNDHNRAAEKNAPSADDGGDAHQPEPSRKSETVPDETDATMDRAEPSTVAENTSPAAPANSDSEAHKDS; translated from the coding sequence ATGTTCGGTATTGGAATGCCGGAAATGATACTGATTCTGGCAGTGGCCCTGATCGTCATCGGACCCAAAAAACTGCCGGACCTGGCCCGGTCCCTGGGAAAGGCCATGGGCGAGTTTAAAAAGGCGACCAGCGAACTGAAAGATAGTATTCAGATCGACACGGAGTTCAAAGAGGTCAAAAGCGCTTTCAACGATCACAACCGGGCGGCCGAAAAGAACGCGCCTTCGGCTGACGATGGTGGTGACGCCCATCAACCCGAACCGTCCCGGAAAAGCGAAACCGTTCCAGATGAAACCGATGCCACCATGGATCGAGCGGAACCGTCCACGGTTGCGGAAAACACCTCTCCGGCTGCGCCCGCCAATTCCGATTCAGAAGCGCACAAGGATTCCTGA
- the rimO gene encoding 30S ribosomal protein S12 methylthiotransferase RimO has translation MMVYIESLGCARNQVDSETMAGQLRLDGWTLTRDPAEAEVIVVNTCSFVEAAINESIDTVLELARFKTDGRCQRLIVAGCLPERFREAIADALPEVDQFLGTGAYTQIGDAVTGRLDGNVCLPDPDRIPMGASALREREQTTSAYLKIAEGCSRHCTYCIIPRLRGRQKSRPMAQILEEARQLIDAGAREINLVAQDTTHYGHDRSEPARFADLLAKLAALAGDTWIRFLYGHPESIDDAVLQVVAAHDNLCPYFDLPVQHASKTVLKKMGRGYDKDRLLELFRRIRTTVPGAVLRTTLIVGFPGESDADFKTLMDFVAAVRFDHLGVFTYSDAEDLPSHRLSGHVSKKVAQARHDAIMARQMAISADNLTAMIGRTLPVLVEAVAEPGLYEGRSILQAPEVDGLTYVRTPPDGPALPIGEIVRVQISETLEYDLIGRVR, from the coding sequence ATGATGGTATATATTGAAAGTCTGGGCTGCGCCCGCAATCAGGTAGACAGCGAAACCATGGCCGGGCAACTGCGCCTGGACGGCTGGACGTTGACCCGGGATCCGGCCGAAGCCGAGGTGATTGTGGTCAACACCTGCAGTTTTGTGGAGGCGGCGATCAACGAATCCATCGATACTGTTCTGGAGCTGGCGCGGTTTAAAACCGACGGCCGCTGCCAGCGACTGATCGTGGCTGGATGCCTGCCGGAACGGTTTCGCGAGGCCATTGCCGATGCCTTGCCCGAGGTGGATCAGTTTCTGGGAACCGGTGCCTATACCCAAATCGGCGATGCCGTGACCGGACGGCTGGACGGCAATGTCTGCCTGCCGGACCCGGACCGCATTCCCATGGGCGCGTCCGCCCTGCGGGAGCGGGAGCAGACGACCAGCGCGTACCTGAAAATCGCCGAAGGGTGCAGCCGCCACTGCACCTACTGCATCATTCCGCGGCTGCGCGGTCGCCAGAAGAGCCGGCCCATGGCGCAGATCCTGGAAGAGGCCCGGCAACTGATCGATGCCGGTGCCCGGGAGATCAATCTGGTGGCCCAGGACACCACCCATTACGGCCACGACCGATCCGAACCGGCACGGTTTGCCGATCTGCTGGCAAAGTTGGCGGCGTTGGCCGGCGATACCTGGATTCGCTTCCTGTACGGCCACCCGGAGAGCATTGACGATGCGGTGCTGCAGGTGGTCGCCGCCCACGACAATCTGTGTCCCTATTTTGATCTGCCGGTTCAGCATGCCTCGAAAACGGTGCTCAAGAAAATGGGGCGCGGGTATGATAAAGATCGCCTTCTGGAACTGTTCCGGCGCATTCGCACCACGGTTCCCGGGGCCGTCCTGCGCACCACCCTGATCGTTGGCTTTCCCGGCGAGAGCGATGCCGATTTCAAAACCCTGATGGATTTTGTGGCGGCGGTCCGCTTCGACCATCTGGGGGTGTTTACCTATTCCGATGCCGAGGACCTGCCGTCCCACCGGCTTTCCGGCCACGTTTCCAAAAAAGTGGCCCAGGCGCGCCATGACGCGATCATGGCGCGGCAGATGGCGATCTCGGCCGACAACCTGACCGCCATGATCGGAAGAACCCTGCCGGTGCTGGTCGAAGCAGTGGCCGAACCCGGCCTTTACGAAGGGCGGTCCATCCTGCAGGCCCCCGAGGTGGACGGACTGACCTATGTCCGAACGCCGCCCGACGGACCGGCATTGCCCATTGGCGAGATCGTGCGGGTTCAAATTAGCGAAACCCTGGAATACGACCTGATCGGAAGGGTACGATGA
- a CDS encoding cytochrome c3 family protein produces the protein MTKPNMFVLVTGVCVALLFVAGSVGAATKVQDVIRMEHKAYSEHTKGIVDFSHKKHNEEYKIGCGECHHDADGKPLNDLKMGDDVKGCIECHKIPSRMPGALKKEMREKKVPKKEIAAKEMEYHAEAIHENCIACHKDYKKKDKETLAPTSCSKCHPKTKK, from the coding sequence ATGACAAAACCAAACATGTTCGTTCTGGTCACAGGGGTGTGTGTGGCACTGCTGTTCGTTGCCGGCAGCGTCGGTGCGGCAACAAAAGTTCAGGATGTCATCCGCATGGAGCATAAGGCTTACAGCGAGCACACCAAGGGCATCGTCGATTTCTCGCACAAGAAGCACAACGAGGAGTACAAAATCGGCTGCGGCGAGTGCCACCACGATGCCGATGGCAAACCCCTGAACGACCTGAAAATGGGCGATGATGTGAAGGGATGTATCGAATGCCACAAGATTCCCAGCCGGATGCCCGGTGCACTGAAAAAAGAGATGCGCGAGAAAAAAGTCCCCAAGAAAGAGATCGCCGCCAAGGAGATGGAGTACCACGCCGAGGCGATCCACGAAAACTGCATCGCCTGTCACAAGGATTACAAAAAAAAGGATAAGGAAACACTTGCGCCGACGTCTTGTTCCAAATGCCACCCGAAAACCAAAAAATAG